A section of the Mycolicibacterium anyangense genome encodes:
- a CDS encoding MerR family transcriptional regulator — MTEYRIAELARVSGVTSRNIRAYRERGLLDPPRRQGRDAFYDDRHLAQLELINQLLAKGFTSAHIATFLDGIRQGQDLSEVLGVQPGAAVDEMTLDAVSAAAQRAVRHGLGRVIDGRVVITDPDIARALSAADDPEQCLQLMTEVLDTTGEVIDDLAVRTVAVLRSGSPDGIEDITKRALLNRLQITFDQQMTALLSEYEAS; from the coding sequence ATGACCGAGTATCGAATCGCCGAGCTTGCCCGCGTGTCAGGAGTCACGTCGCGCAACATTCGTGCGTACCGCGAGCGCGGCCTGCTTGACCCGCCGCGACGGCAGGGCCGGGATGCCTTCTACGACGACCGTCACCTGGCTCAGCTGGAGCTGATCAACCAGCTGCTGGCGAAGGGTTTCACCTCCGCGCACATCGCCACGTTCCTCGACGGCATCCGGCAGGGGCAGGACCTCTCGGAGGTGCTGGGCGTGCAGCCCGGGGCGGCTGTCGACGAGATGACGCTCGACGCCGTGAGCGCGGCGGCCCAGCGCGCCGTGCGGCATGGTCTGGGCCGGGTCATCGACGGCAGGGTGGTGATCACCGATCCAGACATCGCCCGCGCGCTGTCTGCGGCCGACGATCCCGAACAGTGCCTGCAGCTGATGACCGAGGTGCTCGACACCACCGGTGAGGTGATCGACGACCTGGCCGTGCGTACCGTCGCCGTGTTGCGCAGCGGTTCCCCGGACGGCATCGAGGACATCACCAAACGCGCTCTGTTGAACCGGCTGCAAATCACGTTCGACCAGCAGATGACCGCGCTGCTCTCGGAGTACGAGGCGTCCTGA
- a CDS encoding ChaB family protein, whose translation MPKTAKSGAAKKSELPSTLRKSDAKAQRTFAKAHDAAAKEYGEGERAHRVAYSALKHSYEKVGDHWEPKDEKGPSDDRARSGGPHAKGKTAEGVNANASKKHLLDVARRLDIPGRSSMTKDDLVSAIEKANRRESARNR comes from the coding sequence ATGCCCAAGACAGCCAAGAGCGGTGCCGCCAAGAAGAGCGAACTGCCCAGCACATTGCGCAAGTCCGACGCCAAGGCGCAGCGGACCTTCGCCAAGGCCCACGATGCGGCCGCCAAGGAGTACGGCGAAGGCGAACGTGCCCATCGGGTCGCCTACAGCGCACTCAAGCACAGCTACGAGAAGGTGGGCGACCACTGGGAGCCCAAGGACGAGAAGGGCCCCTCGGATGATCGGGCGCGCAGCGGCGGTCCTCATGCCAAGGGCAAGACCGCCGAGGGCGTCAATGCCAACGCCAGCAAGAAGCACCTGCTCGACGTGGCGCGCCGGCTCGACATCCCGGGCCGATCATCGATGACCAAGGACGACCTGGTGTCGGCGATCGAGAAGGCCAACCGTCGCGAGTCCGCTCGCAACCGCTGA
- a CDS encoding MFS transporter: MRAWIVWSTGLLAYVVAVLDRTTMGVSGLDAATRFSASPGVLSTFVVLQVIVYAAAQIPAGLLLDRFGSKVMILTGGALMVIGQLALAFTESLPTAIAARAVVGLGDAFTFISVLRLVPYWFGPRQIPLVTQLTGISGQLGQVLSAVPFMALLAGPGWTTAYASVAALGVISLVLTLLLIHNAPPGVQVSRQEISLRETLGSVKTVWLRPGTRLGFFTHMGTQFSVTVFALMWGVPYLTVAQHLSRSAAGTLLTISVVSAIVSGVVIGILTGRHPHRRSRIVLGIIGSNAAIWTVVLALPSPTPHWLLVVLIVIISVGGPGSMVGFDFARTFNPQPTLGTAQGAVNVGGFLASLLVMQTMGWIIGAAGGYSFESFRLAWCVQYVVWAVAVVGILVTRKKARRTIGDIEESKYLLEFFSDTDPAPAATRRR; the protein is encoded by the coding sequence GTGCGGGCCTGGATTGTGTGGTCGACCGGGTTGCTGGCCTACGTCGTAGCTGTGCTGGACCGCACGACCATGGGGGTCTCCGGTCTGGATGCCGCCACCCGCTTCTCGGCCAGCCCCGGCGTGCTCTCGACATTCGTGGTGCTGCAGGTGATCGTCTACGCGGCCGCCCAGATCCCGGCGGGCCTGCTGCTGGACCGGTTCGGGTCGAAGGTGATGATCCTGACCGGCGGTGCACTGATGGTGATCGGGCAACTGGCGCTGGCGTTCACCGAGTCGCTGCCGACCGCGATCGCCGCCCGCGCCGTCGTCGGCCTGGGCGACGCGTTCACGTTCATCTCGGTGCTGCGATTGGTGCCCTACTGGTTCGGCCCGCGCCAGATCCCCCTGGTGACCCAGCTGACGGGTATCTCAGGTCAGCTGGGGCAGGTGTTGTCCGCCGTGCCGTTCATGGCTCTGCTGGCCGGGCCGGGATGGACCACCGCGTACGCGTCGGTGGCGGCCCTTGGCGTGATCTCCCTGGTGCTCACCCTACTGCTGATCCACAACGCCCCACCGGGGGTGCAGGTGAGCAGGCAGGAGATCTCGCTGCGCGAGACCCTGGGGAGCGTCAAGACGGTCTGGCTGCGGCCGGGCACCCGGCTGGGCTTTTTCACCCACATGGGCACCCAGTTCTCCGTCACCGTCTTCGCGCTCATGTGGGGTGTCCCCTATTTGACGGTTGCGCAACATCTTTCGCGCAGTGCGGCGGGCACGCTGCTGACCATCTCGGTGGTCTCGGCCATCGTGTCCGGGGTGGTGATCGGCATTCTCACCGGCAGGCATCCGCACCGGCGGTCCCGCATCGTGCTCGGCATCATCGGCAGCAATGCCGCGATCTGGACCGTAGTACTGGCGCTGCCCTCCCCCACCCCGCATTGGCTGCTGGTGGTGCTGATCGTGATCATCTCGGTCGGCGGTCCCGGGTCGATGGTCGGCTTCGACTTCGCCCGCACCTTCAACCCGCAGCCGACCCTGGGCACCGCCCAAGGCGCTGTTAATGTCGGCGGGTTCCTGGCCTCGCTGCTGGTGATGCAGACCATGGGGTGGATCATCGGCGCGGCGGGCGGCTACTCGTTCGAGTCGTTCCGCTTGGCGTGGTGCGTGCAGTACGTGGTCTGGGCGGTGGCCGTGGTCGGCATCCTGGTCACCCGCAAGAAGGCCCGCCGCACCATCGGTGACATCGAGGAGAGCAAGTACCTGCTCGAGTTCTTCAGCGACACCGACCCCGCACCCGCGGCCACCCGCCGCCGCTGA
- a CDS encoding ABC transporter substrate-binding protein — protein sequence MKTSTRRIGVTLAACAALIAGCSSSTNSSGGSSTAPPKMEPLAALGNGEGQLNLVAWPGYAEDGSNDPKVDWVHPFEQKSGCKVNVKVGNTSDEMVQLMRTGQYDGVSASGDATLRLIYAGDVAPVNTKLVPNYETISSFLKDKPWNSVGGQMYGIPHGWGANLLMYNTDVVKDAPDSWGAVFPGGDHKGKLTAYDSPIYIADAALYLSKTKPELGIKNPYSLTEDQLNAAVDLLKEQHANIGEYWSDYTKEVQAFESGTSVIGTSWQVIANMLTSDNKVKIATVLPKEGSTGWSDTWMVSSKAKNPTCMYKWMDWITSPEINAQVAEYFGEAPAQTKACEFTSDKNFCATYHATDEGYAEKISYWTTPQKQCVDGSGDNCTAYNEWVDKWQQIKG from the coding sequence ATGAAAACCAGCACCCGCCGGATCGGCGTCACCCTGGCCGCCTGCGCCGCTTTGATCGCCGGCTGTTCGAGCTCCACCAACTCCAGCGGCGGTAGTTCGACCGCGCCGCCCAAGATGGAACCGCTTGCTGCACTCGGCAATGGCGAGGGCCAGCTCAACCTGGTCGCCTGGCCGGGGTACGCCGAGGACGGCTCCAACGACCCGAAGGTCGACTGGGTGCATCCGTTCGAGCAGAAGTCCGGCTGCAAGGTCAACGTCAAGGTCGGCAACACCTCCGACGAGATGGTGCAGCTGATGCGCACCGGCCAGTACGACGGCGTGTCCGCGTCCGGCGACGCCACCCTGCGGCTGATCTACGCCGGTGACGTGGCACCGGTCAACACCAAGCTGGTGCCCAACTACGAGACCATCTCGTCGTTCCTCAAGGACAAGCCCTGGAACTCGGTGGGCGGCCAGATGTACGGCATCCCGCACGGCTGGGGCGCCAACCTGCTGATGTACAACACCGACGTCGTCAAGGACGCCCCGGACTCGTGGGGCGCGGTGTTCCCGGGCGGCGACCACAAGGGCAAGCTCACCGCCTACGACTCCCCGATCTACATCGCCGACGCCGCGCTGTACCTGTCGAAGACGAAACCCGAACTGGGCATCAAGAATCCGTACTCGCTGACCGAGGATCAGCTCAACGCCGCGGTGGATCTGCTCAAGGAGCAGCACGCCAACATCGGTGAGTACTGGTCGGACTACACCAAGGAAGTGCAGGCCTTCGAGTCCGGAACCTCGGTGATCGGCACCAGCTGGCAGGTGATCGCCAACATGCTCACATCCGACAACAAGGTCAAGATCGCCACCGTGCTGCCCAAGGAAGGCTCCACCGGCTGGTCAGACACCTGGATGGTGTCGTCGAAGGCCAAGAACCCGACCTGCATGTACAAGTGGATGGACTGGATCACCTCGCCGGAGATCAACGCCCAGGTCGCCGAATACTTCGGGGAGGCGCCCGCGCAGACCAAGGCCTGCGAGTTCACCAGCGACAAGAACTTCTGCGCCACCTACCACGCCACCGACGAGGGCTACGCGGAGAAGATCAGCTACTGGACCACCCCGCAGAAGCAGTGCGTGGACGGCAGCGGTGACAACTGCACGGCCTACAACGAGTGGGTCGACAAGTGGCAGCAGATCAAGGGCTGA
- a CDS encoding acyl-CoA dehydrogenase family protein has protein sequence MGLDLTPTAAQHDLARRTHEFAEQCIRPVAADYDRRQEFPWPVLEEAAERGFYSPLFYRDLIGDPTGLSLPMFMEELFWGCAGIGLAIVMPALALAAIGQAATPEQMLTWAPECFGSPGDIKLAALAISEPEGGSDVRNLRTRARRDGDDWIIDGHKMWIGNGGIANVHVVNAVVDEELGHRGQALFVVPGGTPGLELVRKLDKLGCRASHTAELKFSGVRVPGANLLGGQDRLEHKLARAREIVAGGRRSGSATLGTFEQTRPMVAAQALGIARAALEYMTSYANRREAFGAPIIDNQGIAFPLADLATGIDAARLLTWRASWMAANGVPFDRGEGSMAKLAASEIAVRTTEQAIQTMGGWGYISDHPVEKWYRDAKLYTIFEGTSEIQRIVISSALGATDGGPPLHVDLEPSGGPFNKLFGRGTPARTKVANTALAVRDRVPEPAMRMFMKVLTPPRR, from the coding sequence ATGGGCCTGGACCTCACGCCGACGGCCGCGCAGCATGATCTGGCGCGGCGCACCCATGAATTCGCCGAGCAGTGCATCCGCCCGGTGGCTGCGGACTACGACCGCAGGCAGGAGTTTCCGTGGCCGGTGCTCGAGGAGGCGGCCGAGCGGGGGTTCTACAGTCCGCTGTTCTACCGCGATCTGATCGGCGATCCGACCGGCCTCTCACTGCCGATGTTCATGGAGGAGTTGTTCTGGGGTTGTGCCGGAATCGGTTTGGCGATCGTCATGCCTGCCCTGGCGCTCGCGGCAATCGGTCAGGCCGCCACGCCCGAGCAGATGCTGACCTGGGCACCGGAATGCTTCGGCTCCCCCGGCGACATCAAACTCGCCGCGCTGGCGATCTCGGAGCCCGAGGGCGGTAGTGACGTCCGAAACCTGCGCACCCGGGCCCGGCGAGACGGGGACGACTGGATCATCGACGGACACAAGATGTGGATCGGCAACGGCGGCATCGCCAACGTGCACGTCGTCAATGCCGTCGTCGACGAAGAACTCGGCCATCGCGGCCAGGCGCTGTTCGTGGTGCCTGGCGGCACCCCGGGTCTGGAACTGGTGCGCAAGCTCGACAAGCTGGGCTGCCGGGCGTCGCACACCGCGGAGCTGAAATTCTCCGGTGTCCGGGTGCCCGGCGCCAACCTGCTCGGCGGTCAGGATCGCCTGGAGCACAAGCTCGCCCGGGCCCGTGAGATCGTGGCCGGCGGGCGGCGATCCGGCTCGGCCACCCTCGGGACGTTCGAGCAGACCCGGCCGATGGTAGCCGCGCAAGCCCTCGGAATTGCCCGCGCCGCACTGGAATACATGACCTCCTACGCCAACCGCCGAGAAGCGTTCGGAGCGCCGATCATCGACAACCAGGGCATCGCGTTCCCGCTGGCGGACCTGGCGACCGGGATCGACGCCGCTCGCCTGCTCACCTGGCGGGCATCATGGATGGCCGCCAACGGGGTGCCCTTCGACCGGGGCGAAGGGTCGATGGCCAAGCTGGCCGCCAGCGAGATCGCGGTGCGCACCACCGAACAGGCGATCCAGACCATGGGAGGCTGGGGCTACATCAGCGACCATCCGGTGGAGAAGTGGTACCGCGACGCCAAGCTATACACGATCTTCGAGGGCACCAGCGAGATTCAGCGGATCGTGATCTCCTCCGCGCTCGGCGCCACCGACGGTGGGCCTCCCCTGCACGTCGACCTCGAACCCAGCGGCGGACCGTTCAACAAGCTGTTCGGCCGGGGCACCCCCGCCCGCACGAAGGTGGCCAACACCGCGCTGGCGGTGCGCGACCGGGTACCCGAACCGGCCATGCGGATGTTCATGAAAGTCCTCACCCCGCCCCGCCGATAA
- the mgtA gene encoding magnesium-translocating P-type ATPase: MAAQSAPTAASIAASPVAEVLDRLATSADGLSSAQAADRLASHGPNSLRTHQVSAWAVLRRQLNNAVLILLAVSAVVSFFLGDSTQAVIIGLILAVSIGLGFLNEYRAERASAALHSRVHHTALVRRDGHYVKVDVNDLVPGDVIALTLGELVPADVRLIAVNGLECNESILTGESTAAEKSVEPVPADAALADATDLAFMGTVVSAGDATAVVYATGADAQFGKIAAGLGERQPETDFQAGLRRFSYLLLQVAITLTVLILVTNLLLRRPVIDSVLFALAIAVGITPQLLPAVVSTSLATGSRRLAACKVLVKRLVCIEDLGDIDILITDKTGTLTEGRITLIEAVDADGTPAQDVLRYGLLSTDVDPAVGGTSANALDAALWESEAGRHVLTAGVHRIAELPFDHTRRATSALIDDAGRRVLVVKGAPEQILDHCVALPAAAQRTLDRLFADGRRVVAVASRPAPGLDAITAADETELTLDGFLVFADQPKEAARDSLQRMAELGIELKVATGDNPQVAEKVCADLGLISRGTVTGAHLDGLDDAEFEAAAQSATVFARISPEQKARLITVLRRTGRSVGFLGDGVNDALALHAADVGISVDTATDVAKDAADVVLLEKDLGVLATGVAEGRRIFANTIKYVLMGTSSNFGNMFSAAAASAVLTFLPMLPSQILLNNLLYDTSQLAIPTDRVDPEQLHAPSHWNIAFIRRFMLTFGPISSLFDFLTFGLMLGVLHAGPVEFRTGWFVESLATQTLIIFAIRTRRIPFLRSKPSGWLVATTVSVIAVGVALTILPLSRDLGFTPLPWQFFGALALLTVGYLVLVEITKKVFYAEPMHTAGESVRTRGREHRIHRRAARFSHGGRLPARY; this comes from the coding sequence ATCGCGGCGCAATCGGCACCGACCGCCGCCTCGATTGCCGCGTCGCCGGTCGCCGAGGTGCTGGACCGGCTGGCGACGTCCGCCGACGGGTTGTCCAGTGCGCAGGCCGCCGACCGGTTGGCCAGCCATGGGCCGAATTCGCTTCGCACCCATCAGGTCAGCGCCTGGGCTGTGCTGCGCAGACAGCTCAACAACGCGGTCCTGATCCTGCTCGCGGTTTCGGCGGTGGTGTCGTTCTTCCTCGGTGACTCCACCCAGGCCGTCATCATCGGCCTCATCCTCGCCGTCAGCATCGGCCTGGGCTTCCTCAACGAGTACCGTGCCGAGCGGGCCAGTGCCGCCTTGCATTCCCGGGTCCACCACACCGCATTGGTGCGCCGTGACGGGCACTACGTCAAGGTCGACGTCAACGATCTGGTGCCCGGTGACGTCATCGCGCTCACCCTCGGCGAACTCGTTCCGGCTGACGTCCGACTCATCGCCGTCAACGGGCTGGAGTGCAACGAGTCGATCCTGACCGGCGAGTCGACCGCCGCGGAGAAATCCGTCGAGCCGGTGCCTGCGGATGCCGCCTTGGCCGATGCCACCGACCTGGCGTTCATGGGCACCGTCGTCAGTGCCGGCGATGCCACTGCCGTGGTGTACGCCACCGGCGCCGACGCCCAGTTCGGCAAGATCGCCGCGGGGCTGGGGGAGCGTCAGCCCGAGACCGATTTCCAGGCCGGCCTGCGCCGCTTCTCGTATCTGCTGCTGCAGGTGGCGATCACGCTGACCGTGCTGATCCTGGTGACCAACCTGCTGCTGCGGCGTCCGGTGATCGACTCGGTGCTGTTCGCACTGGCGATCGCGGTCGGTATCACCCCGCAACTGCTGCCCGCGGTAGTCAGCACCAGCCTGGCCACCGGTTCGCGGCGGCTGGCCGCCTGCAAGGTTCTGGTCAAGCGGCTGGTCTGCATCGAGGATCTCGGCGATATCGACATCCTCATCACCGACAAGACCGGCACGCTCACCGAGGGCCGGATCACGCTGATCGAGGCCGTCGACGCCGACGGCACACCGGCGCAGGATGTGCTGCGGTACGGCTTGCTGTCCACCGACGTCGACCCGGCCGTCGGCGGCACCAGTGCCAATGCGCTGGACGCCGCGCTGTGGGAATCCGAGGCCGGCCGTCACGTCCTCACCGCGGGCGTACACCGTATCGCCGAGCTTCCGTTCGACCACACCCGGCGGGCCACCTCCGCACTGATCGACGACGCCGGCCGGCGGGTCCTGGTGGTCAAGGGCGCTCCGGAGCAGATTCTGGACCACTGCGTCGCGCTGCCCGCGGCAGCCCAGCGGACCCTGGACCGGCTGTTCGCCGACGGGCGCCGAGTGGTGGCGGTGGCCAGCCGCCCCGCCCCGGGATTGGACGCCATCACCGCCGCCGACGAGACGGAATTGACGCTCGACGGCTTCCTCGTGTTCGCCGACCAACCCAAAGAAGCTGCCCGGGATTCGCTGCAGCGGATGGCCGAACTCGGCATCGAACTCAAGGTCGCCACGGGTGACAACCCCCAGGTAGCCGAAAAGGTCTGTGCCGATCTGGGTTTGATCTCCCGGGGCACCGTCACCGGCGCCCACCTCGATGGTCTCGACGATGCCGAGTTCGAGGCCGCCGCCCAATCGGCCACCGTCTTCGCCCGGATCTCCCCGGAACAGAAGGCCCGGCTGATCACCGTGCTTCGCCGCACCGGCCGGTCGGTGGGTTTCCTGGGCGACGGGGTCAACGACGCACTGGCACTGCACGCCGCCGACGTCGGCATCTCGGTGGACACCGCCACCGATGTCGCCAAGGATGCCGCCGACGTGGTGCTGCTGGAGAAGGATCTCGGCGTGCTGGCCACCGGGGTGGCCGAGGGGCGGCGCATCTTCGCCAACACCATCAAGTACGTCCTGATGGGCACGTCGAGCAACTTCGGCAACATGTTCAGCGCTGCCGCCGCCTCGGCGGTCCTGACGTTCCTGCCGATGCTGCCCAGCCAGATCCTGCTCAACAACCTGCTCTACGACACCTCACAGCTCGCGATCCCCACCGACCGGGTCGACCCCGAACAGTTGCACGCGCCGTCGCACTGGAACATCGCGTTCATCCGGCGGTTCATGCTCACGTTCGGGCCCATCAGTTCACTGTTCGACTTCCTGACCTTCGGTCTGATGCTGGGCGTGCTGCACGCCGGGCCGGTGGAGTTCCGCACCGGTTGGTTCGTCGAGTCGCTGGCCACCCAGACGCTGATCATCTTCGCGATCCGCACCCGCCGAATCCCGTTCCTGCGCAGCAAGCCCAGCGGTTGGCTGGTGGCCACCACGGTGAGCGTGATCGCCGTCGGTGTCGCGTTGACCATCCTGCCGCTGTCCCGCGATCTGGGGTTCACCCCGCTGCCGTGGCAGTTCTTCGGTGCTCTGGCCTTGTTGACCGTCGGTTATCTGGTGCTCGTGGAGATCACCAAGAAGGTGTTCTACGCCGAACCCATGCATACCGCCGGCGAGTCGGTGCGGACCCGGGGCCGGGAACACCGGATCCACCGGCGCGCAGCACGATTCAGCCATGGCGGCCGGCTGCCCGCCCGGTACTAG
- a CDS encoding ABC transporter permease, whose protein sequence is MAADQGLTQAVGRRVRLAFLLVPPLAWLIVAYLGSLAVLLLSAFWSTDTFTGAVVRNYTSDNIVRVLTDAVFHTATLRTIGIALTVTVICILLAVPLALYMAKVASTRVRLALVVAVTTPLWASYLVKAYAWRMLLSPEGPLHWLAGYTPGYGLIATTLTLAYLWLPYMVIPVFAAFERVPDALIDASSDLGASDTTTLRTVVAPLVFPGIAAGSIFTFSLSMGDYIAVTIVGGKTQMLGNIIYGQLVTANNQPLAAALSLIPLIAIVLYLLAMRRTGALENV, encoded by the coding sequence GTGGCAGCAGATCAAGGGCTGACCCAGGCGGTGGGCCGGCGGGTCCGACTGGCCTTCCTGCTCGTCCCGCCGCTGGCGTGGCTGATCGTCGCGTACCTGGGTTCACTTGCGGTACTGCTCCTTTCAGCCTTCTGGAGCACCGACACCTTCACCGGCGCGGTGGTGCGCAACTACACCAGTGACAACATCGTGCGGGTACTCACCGACGCGGTGTTCCACACGGCGACGTTGCGCACCATCGGGATCGCGCTGACCGTCACGGTGATCTGCATCCTGCTCGCCGTCCCCCTGGCGCTCTACATGGCCAAGGTGGCCTCGACTCGGGTGCGGCTGGCGTTGGTGGTCGCGGTCACCACACCGCTGTGGGCGAGCTATCTGGTCAAGGCCTACGCCTGGCGCATGCTGCTGTCGCCGGAGGGCCCGCTGCACTGGCTGGCGGGCTACACCCCGGGCTACGGCCTGATCGCCACGACGCTCACGCTGGCCTATCTGTGGTTGCCCTATATGGTGATTCCGGTGTTCGCCGCCTTCGAGCGGGTGCCCGACGCGTTGATCGACGCCAGCTCGGATCTGGGCGCCTCGGATACCACGACACTGCGAACCGTCGTGGCGCCGTTGGTGTTTCCGGGTATCGCAGCGGGGTCGATCTTCACGTTCTCGCTGTCGATGGGCGACTACATTGCGGTCACGATCGTCGGTGGCAAAACCCAGATGCTGGGCAACATCATCTACGGACAACTCGTCACGGCCAACAACCAGCCGCTGGCCGCCGCGCTGTCGCTGATCCCGCTGATCGCGATCGTGCTGTACCTGCTGGCCATGCGGCGTACCGGTGCATTGGAGAACGTCTGA
- a CDS encoding WS/DGAT/MGAT family O-acyltransferase, with amino-acid sequence MAQHLTTLDAGFLQLEDADEHVSLAIGGVAILAGPAPEFAALRDTIGARCLSNPRSTQVLRTRPFDLAAPEWVDDPTFDLNHHVRRAALPPPGDDTALHAEIATIMERRLDRHRPLWECWVIDGLAQDRWALLIKVHHALADGIAASNLLTGLCDDTGVASFASSIGAAQHSARRTAPPLPSLNPVDWIGDSIALGRSVGKVALRAAGGAAALTAGLLRPASRSSFNGPVGDLRRYGSAAVSIHDVERIAHTFGVTINDVALAAVADSYRTALLRRGLQPRADSLRTLVPVSVRGSDAMDVSDNRVSLMLPLLPVDITDPLKRLRTVHERLSAAKSGGQRQAGSLLVWASNLVPFPVTAWTVRLLSRLPQRSVVTVVTNVPGPRTPVTIMGHQVVRLLPIPPIAAGFRTGIAIFSYADELAFGLLVDFDAAPDIDELARGIERGVARLSALADTRGRRRGKGGLRLLSNG; translated from the coding sequence ATGGCGCAACACTTGACGACGCTGGACGCGGGGTTCCTGCAACTGGAGGACGCCGACGAACACGTCAGCCTCGCCATCGGTGGGGTGGCGATACTCGCAGGGCCCGCACCGGAATTCGCGGCCCTGCGGGATACGATCGGCGCCCGCTGCCTGTCCAACCCGCGCAGTACGCAGGTTCTGCGGACCCGTCCGTTCGACCTCGCCGCACCCGAATGGGTCGACGATCCGACGTTCGATCTCAACCATCACGTCCGCCGGGCCGCGCTGCCGCCGCCGGGCGACGACACCGCACTGCACGCCGAGATCGCCACGATCATGGAACGTCGCCTCGACCGGCACCGCCCGCTGTGGGAGTGCTGGGTGATCGACGGCCTGGCACAGGACCGCTGGGCGCTGCTGATCAAGGTGCATCACGCCCTGGCCGACGGTATCGCGGCGAGCAATCTGCTCACCGGGCTGTGTGACGACACCGGAGTGGCCAGCTTCGCGTCGTCCATAGGGGCGGCACAACATTCGGCGCGACGCACCGCGCCACCGCTGCCGAGTCTCAATCCCGTTGACTGGATCGGCGATTCGATCGCGCTGGGGCGCAGTGTCGGCAAGGTGGCGCTACGCGCGGCCGGGGGTGCAGCGGCGCTGACGGCAGGCCTGCTGCGGCCGGCGTCACGGTCGTCGTTCAACGGCCCGGTCGGTGATCTGCGCCGCTACGGTTCGGCGGCGGTCAGCATCCACGACGTGGAGCGGATCGCCCACACCTTCGGCGTCACCATCAACGACGTGGCACTGGCCGCGGTGGCCGACAGCTACCGCACCGCACTGCTGCGACGCGGCCTGCAACCCCGCGCCGACTCGCTGCGCACACTGGTGCCGGTGTCGGTGCGCGGCTCCGACGCCATGGACGTCTCCGACAACCGGGTCTCACTCATGCTGCCGTTGCTGCCGGTCGACATCACCGACCCGCTCAAGCGGCTGCGGACCGTGCACGAGAGGTTGAGTGCCGCCAAGTCCGGTGGTCAGCGCCAGGCCGGCAGTCTGCTGGTGTGGGCCAGCAACCTGGTTCCGTTCCCAGTGACGGCGTGGACGGTGCGACTGTTGTCGCGGCTGCCGCAGCGCTCCGTCGTCACGGTGGTGACCAACGTGCCTGGCCCTCGCACACCGGTGACCATCATGGGACACCAGGTGGTGCGGTTGCTGCCGATACCACCGATCGCGGCCGGATTCCGCACCGGTATCGCTATTTTCAGCTACGCCGACGAACTGGCATTCGGGCTCCTCGTCGACTTCGACGCCGCCCCGGACATCGACGAACTGGCCCGCGGCATCGAACGCGGGGTGGCCCGGCTGAGTGCGCTGGCCGACACCCGCGGCCGGCGCCGGGGCAAGGGCGGCCTGCGGCTACTGTCCAACGGCTAG
- a CDS encoding ABC transporter permease has product MLSQGMRRMVRGWTWLVLVFLYAPLLLVVVNAFNASKTFAFPPTGFTLRWWADAWASEGMWRALGNSVVVGACATAIALVLGTMAAFAVQRYRFFGRQTISFLVVLPITLPGIVTGIALNATFTSALGVTLGLATVIIGHATFCIVIVFNNTQARLRRLGTGLEDASSDLGASSWQTFRYVTFPMMRGALVAGAILAFALSFDEIVVTTFTAGPTVQTLPIWIFGNLFRPNQAPVINVVAATLTLLAVIPVWLAQRFGGDPATTRV; this is encoded by the coding sequence ATGCTGTCACAGGGCATGCGGCGAATGGTCCGGGGCTGGACCTGGCTGGTCCTGGTATTCCTCTATGCCCCACTGCTTCTGGTGGTGGTCAACGCCTTCAACGCCTCCAAGACCTTCGCCTTCCCGCCGACCGGCTTCACCCTCAGGTGGTGGGCCGACGCCTGGGCCAGCGAAGGTATGTGGCGCGCGCTGGGCAACTCGGTGGTGGTCGGGGCGTGCGCGACGGCGATCGCACTGGTGCTGGGAACGATGGCCGCCTTCGCCGTGCAGCGCTACCGCTTCTTCGGCAGGCAGACCATCAGTTTCCTTGTCGTCCTTCCGATCACGCTGCCGGGCATCGTCACCGGTATCGCGCTCAACGCGACCTTCACCTCGGCACTGGGGGTCACCCTGGGGCTGGCGACGGTGATCATCGGCCACGCCACCTTCTGCATCGTGATCGTGTTCAACAACACCCAGGCACGGCTGCGGCGGCTGGGCACCGGACTGGAGGACGCGTCGTCCGATCTCGGCGCGTCGAGCTGGCAGACATTCCGGTACGTGACGTTCCCGATGATGCGCGGCGCACTGGTGGCCGGTGCGATCCTGGCTTTCGCGCTGAGCTTCGACGAGATCGTGGTGACGACGTTCACCGCGGGCCCGACCGTGCAAACCCTGCCGATCTGGATCTTCGGCAATCTGTTCCGGCCCAATCAGGCACCGGTGATCAACGTCGTCGCGGCCACGCTGACGCTGCTGGCGGTGATCCCGGTATGGCTGGCCCAACGCTTTGGCGGCGACCCGGCCACCACCCGGGTATAG